The following coding sequences are from one Desulfosporosinus orientis DSM 765 window:
- a CDS encoding acyl-CoA dehydratase activase-related protein encodes MKIGFPRALYYFEHFPFWAGFFNYLDIEVVTSPSTHRQIMDEGLKKASDETCLPLKLLAGHIRFLKNVDYIFLPRIVSVEANTYTCPKFLGIPESVLPAVPEGMNVLTVTLNWRNGKRQVLKELEVLGSQLGKSKSDVRKAFRAGLECQHKYQDSMGAGWEFEKSLRESNQPSIIKKPKDGGLNPDKERLRIALVGHSYLTHESYANLNLLNKLREKADVELVQNVNSEDVESHLSELRKKIFWSHSKQIFGAGKKFVLDQKIDGIIYLTCFGCGTDSMIQELVSRKARENHKPYMVVTLDEHSGEAGLVTRLEAFLDMVERRRAHEGYVSTYGKCLDRDSNAL; translated from the coding sequence GTGAAAATTGGGTTTCCTCGTGCACTGTATTATTTTGAACACTTTCCTTTTTGGGCAGGGTTTTTCAATTATCTAGATATTGAGGTAGTAACTTCGCCTTCCACCCATCGGCAGATTATGGATGAGGGTTTGAAGAAGGCCAGCGACGAAACCTGTTTGCCTCTTAAACTTCTTGCTGGTCATATTCGATTTTTAAAGAATGTCGATTACATTTTTCTCCCCCGTATCGTTAGTGTTGAGGCAAATACGTATACATGTCCCAAATTTCTGGGTATTCCTGAAAGTGTTCTTCCAGCTGTTCCGGAGGGAATGAACGTTTTGACAGTTACCCTCAATTGGCGAAATGGCAAACGTCAAGTCTTGAAGGAATTGGAGGTCTTAGGTTCACAATTAGGCAAAAGCAAATCTGATGTCCGAAAGGCTTTCAGGGCTGGGTTAGAATGTCAGCATAAGTATCAGGATTCTATGGGGGCAGGATGGGAGTTTGAGAAGAGTCTGCGTGAATCCAACCAGCCTTCAATTATAAAGAAGCCTAAAGATGGCGGGCTTAATCCAGACAAAGAGCGCCTGAGAATTGCTTTAGTTGGGCATTCCTACTTAACCCATGAATCCTATGCCAATCTAAACCTGCTCAATAAGCTTCGTGAGAAAGCTGATGTAGAATTGGTCCAAAATGTTAATTCCGAGGATGTTGAATCGCATTTATCCGAACTGCGGAAGAAAATATTTTGGAGTCATTCTAAACAAATTTTCGGTGCGGGCAAGAAATTTGTACTGGACCAAAAGATTGATGGAATTATCTATCTTACTTGTTTTGGATGTGGGACGGACTCTATGATCCAAGAACTCGTATCTCGAAAAGCAAGAGAAAATCACAAGCCCTATATGGTTGTTACCCTTGATGAACATAGTGGAGAAGCTGGGCTAGTTACAAGATTGGAAGCCTTTTTGGATATGGTTGAAAGGAGGAGGGCCCATGAAGGTTACGTTTCCACATATGGGAAATGCCTGGATCGTGATTCAAACGCTCTTTGA
- a CDS encoding LiaF transmembrane domain-containing protein: MKRVFDNVSRGLLLITIGIIFFLLNYGYLSWGFWAHVIDLWPLILILAGIGLLFNRRIPFSAILLIFILSMVGYSLVVGDNSMPDQMLNKLQSNVSESGTFDVSLPPDVKKAKVELELGGTQVQVKTLNTESNPGKVQLMTGTYRGESGSSASDTHKSPVEVMHSGDTITAKLSSASTAGNGPRSIKELSLNLSPEVRYDLNVEAGAINGKIDLSQLLVEQFKISTGASDFELEFGDTGLTTEGKIDSGASKVVLVVPENVGLKIRFSGVASNTNFMGSGLLLEDKNWLSPNFAQAKSKVDLEISTAAGSLQLKRPKVMIR, encoded by the coding sequence ATGAAAAGAGTCTTTGATAATGTAAGTCGAGGACTGCTTCTGATTACCATTGGGATTATCTTCTTCCTTCTCAACTATGGATACTTGTCTTGGGGTTTTTGGGCTCATGTTATTGATTTATGGCCATTAATTTTAATTTTGGCGGGTATTGGATTATTATTTAATCGACGTATTCCCTTCAGCGCTATATTGCTGATTTTTATCTTAAGTATGGTTGGATATTCTTTAGTTGTAGGCGATAACTCCATGCCTGATCAGATGTTAAACAAACTTCAAAGCAACGTCAGTGAGAGTGGAACTTTTGATGTTTCTTTACCTCCGGATGTAAAAAAGGCAAAAGTAGAGCTTGAGCTAGGAGGAACTCAAGTGCAAGTGAAGACTTTAAACACTGAAAGTAATCCAGGTAAAGTTCAGCTAATGACTGGGACTTACCGAGGGGAAAGCGGGAGTTCAGCTTCAGACACTCATAAATCCCCTGTTGAGGTCATGCATTCAGGAGATACCATTACGGCCAAGCTCTCTTCCGCTTCAACGGCAGGTAATGGCCCGCGCAGTATAAAAGAGCTGTCCCTCAACCTTTCCCCTGAAGTGCGTTATGATCTGAACGTTGAGGCAGGAGCTATTAATGGAAAAATAGATCTCAGCCAGCTTTTGGTAGAGCAGTTCAAAATTAGTACGGGAGCGAGTGATTTTGAACTGGAATTTGGTGATACCGGTTTAACCACCGAAGGAAAAATTGACAGCGGGGCTTCTAAAGTAGTTTTAGTGGTCCCTGAAAATGTTGGCTTAAAAATCCGTTTTAGTGGGGTTGCCAGTAATACAAATTTTATGGGCTCAGGTTTACTGTTAGAGGATAAAAACTGGTTAAGTCCAAACTTTGCTCAGGCAAAGAGTAAAGTTGATCTTGAGATTTCTACAGCTGCCGGATCCCTACAACTGAAACGGCCAAAAGTAATGATTCGGTGA
- the spoVAD gene encoding stage V sporulation protein AD translates to MNLKRVGNQTMVFANPPVILASYSVVGPKEGQGPLGQSFHTVWEDGLHGEKSWEVAESKMLQAAMQGAIDQISFPKEQIDFMLAGDLLNQIISANYAARQLALPFIGIYGACSTMALGMALGSMLIDGGFARNVLVGASSHHDTAERQYRLPTEQGAQRAMSSQWTVTGAGSVLLGQFGQGPRITSATIGRVIDYAIKDVNNMGAAMAPAVADTILNHFLDMQLKPADYNLIASGDLGRIGLGLACELLKQSGMDIGTSFTDCGVMIYDESQDVHSGASGCGCSAVVFAGDIMQRIKAGELKKVMLVGSGALHSPTSALQGESIPGIGHAVVIEG, encoded by the coding sequence ATGAACTTAAAAAGAGTGGGGAATCAAACAATGGTGTTTGCTAATCCACCGGTTATCTTAGCCTCTTATTCGGTTGTTGGCCCTAAAGAAGGTCAAGGCCCTTTAGGGCAAAGCTTTCATACAGTTTGGGAAGATGGACTTCACGGGGAGAAATCCTGGGAGGTTGCGGAGAGCAAAATGCTTCAAGCGGCGATGCAAGGGGCCATAGATCAAATATCCTTCCCTAAAGAGCAAATCGATTTTATGTTGGCTGGTGATTTACTTAATCAAATTATCTCAGCTAATTATGCTGCCCGTCAATTGGCGCTGCCCTTTATTGGAATATATGGGGCCTGCTCAACGATGGCTCTGGGTATGGCTTTAGGAAGTATGCTAATCGATGGCGGTTTTGCACGCAATGTATTGGTGGGAGCCTCGAGTCATCATGATACGGCAGAGCGCCAATATCGATTACCTACAGAGCAGGGGGCGCAAAGGGCGATGAGTTCACAGTGGACTGTGACAGGAGCGGGTAGTGTCCTTTTGGGACAGTTCGGACAAGGTCCTCGCATCACCTCTGCGACAATTGGCAGAGTGATTGATTATGCAATAAAAGATGTTAACAATATGGGTGCAGCAATGGCTCCGGCAGTTGCAGATACTATTTTAAATCATTTTCTGGATATGCAGCTCAAGCCGGCGGATTATAATCTTATTGCTTCAGGTGATTTGGGCAGAATCGGGTTAGGGTTAGCCTGTGAACTCTTAAAACAAAGCGGTATGGATATAGGGACAAGTTTTACAGATTGTGGAGTTATGATTTACGATGAAAGTCAGGATGTTCATTCAGGAGCAAGCGGCTGCGGCTGTTCAGCGGTTGTTTTTGCCGGAGATATAATGCAAAGGATAAAAGCCGGTGAATTGAAAAAAGTTATGTTGGTAGGCAGCGGCGCCCTTCATAGCCCGACGTCCGCTTTACAAGGAGAATCTATTCCAGGTATTGGTCATGCAGTTGTTATTGAAGGGTGA
- a CDS encoding LCP family protein: MTEKKKQMITLFRVIGAYKKSMLLGFLIGVSLVLGSFLINQVISNERIPITLAKGGTETRPILNPDHIENNQNSQEKKSIQIPETVKEKDDIEVEESNHTYSAMQKRFTVLIVGVDQRPGEKSYSNTDTLLVASINTENGKVNLLSIPRDTQVNIPGRGKEKINAAARLGKGLKTTQAIIEQLIAQPIDGYVLTNFDGFKTIIDTLGGITLTVEKNMYYVTGDAKDGVINLKKGTQRLNGAQALQYARFRQDALADISRTSRQQAVLKAMEREFLQVKTLSKLPALISQMTKAVETNLSFSQLWAIGNVLLRVNNPEVVSQTLPGNFLIENDISYWKVDPKKSKAIVKRFIEEGKTSSVFFQ; encoded by the coding sequence ATGACGGAAAAAAAGAAACAGATGATAACGCTTTTCCGGGTCATAGGAGCCTATAAAAAATCCATGCTTCTAGGTTTTTTAATAGGTGTTAGTTTAGTGTTGGGCAGCTTTCTCATCAATCAGGTCATTAGCAATGAAAGAATCCCCATAACTCTGGCTAAAGGAGGGACAGAAACCAGACCAATTCTAAATCCTGATCACATTGAGAATAACCAAAATTCTCAGGAAAAAAAATCAATTCAAATTCCGGAAACTGTCAAGGAAAAGGATGACATTGAGGTTGAGGAAAGCAATCATACATATAGTGCTATGCAAAAGCGTTTTACAGTACTCATAGTTGGAGTGGATCAAAGACCGGGTGAAAAATCCTACAGTAACACAGATACTCTCTTAGTGGCCAGTATTAATACGGAAAATGGTAAGGTGAATCTTCTCTCTATCCCTCGGGACACACAAGTTAATATTCCAGGCAGGGGTAAAGAAAAAATAAATGCAGCTGCCCGGCTGGGGAAAGGACTTAAAACCACCCAAGCAATAATAGAGCAACTTATCGCTCAGCCTATTGATGGTTATGTTTTAACCAATTTTGATGGTTTTAAGACAATCATCGATACTTTGGGAGGGATAACTCTTACTGTGGAAAAAAATATGTATTATGTCACGGGAGATGCTAAGGATGGAGTCATTAATCTCAAGAAAGGGACTCAACGTTTGAATGGTGCCCAGGCTTTACAATACGCAAGATTTCGTCAAGATGCTTTAGCGGATATCTCAAGAACTTCTCGTCAGCAAGCCGTTCTAAAAGCTATGGAGCGTGAATTTTTACAAGTCAAAACCCTATCAAAACTACCGGCCCTTATTTCTCAAATGACTAAAGCAGTAGAAACTAATCTGTCCTTCAGTCAATTATGGGCTATAGGTAATGTTTTGCTGCGGGTTAATAATCCGGAAGTTGTTTCTCAGACGCTGCCCGGAAATTTTCTCATTGAAAATGATATAAGCTATTGGAAGGTTGATCCCAAGAAATCAAAGGCCATTGTCAAACGTTTTATAGAAGAGGGAAAGACAAGTTCAGTATTTTTTCAATAA
- the spoVAE gene encoding stage V sporulation protein AE, which translates to MFEMIIPAFLVGGTICVIGQLLMDLTKPSFTPAHVLVTFVSGGAILGALGVYEPLVKIGGAGASIPLSGFGYSLAKGAMEAVQRRGVLGAFSGGVEATAVGIATAVFFGYLMSVAFKPKG; encoded by the coding sequence ATGTTTGAGATGATTATTCCGGCCTTTCTTGTTGGGGGCACAATTTGCGTCATCGGACAACTTTTAATGGATTTAACAAAGCCTTCCTTTACTCCGGCTCATGTACTGGTAACTTTTGTCTCCGGCGGAGCTATCCTTGGGGCCTTGGGAGTCTATGAACCATTAGTTAAAATCGGAGGGGCTGGAGCTTCAATCCCCTTGTCGGGTTTTGGCTATTCGTTAGCGAAAGGGGCAATGGAGGCTGTTCAAAGACGGGGGGTTCTGGGCGCCTTTTCGGGAGGAGTTGAGGCAACAGCGGTAGGAATTGCAACAGCTGTCTTTTTTGGATATCTAATGTCCGTCGCTTTCAAGCCGAAAGGGTAA
- a CDS encoding acyl-CoA dehydratase activase, translating into MADDKYFLGVDVGSVSTNMVLLGSDNAVKEALYLRTQGRPMQIIQEGIKQLKSKVGTSAEIIGVGATGSARQLAATLLGADVVKNEITAHAVAASRVNPQVQTILEIGGQDSKIIILRDGVVSDFAMNTVCAAGTGSFLDQQASRLGIKIEEFGPMALEAKNPVRIAGRCSVFAESDMIHKQQLGHSLPDILAGLCQAMVRNYLNNVGKNKDIRGPIFFQGGVAANPGICKAFEQELGQPIIVPENFDVMGALGAAYLAQEQVGLRQNSRTQFRGLNIGETQFQAKSFDCTGCANRCEVVEISQDGTSLARWGDRCGKWSNVGRVSAHQTGRTGPQEEQRGA; encoded by the coding sequence TTGGCGGATGATAAATACTTTCTGGGTGTTGACGTTGGATCGGTAAGTACGAATATGGTTTTGCTGGGGTCGGACAATGCCGTGAAAGAAGCACTATATCTTAGAACACAGGGTCGTCCTATGCAAATCATTCAAGAGGGAATAAAACAGTTAAAATCTAAGGTTGGGACGTCTGCTGAAATCATAGGGGTAGGAGCTACGGGCAGCGCTCGTCAGCTTGCGGCTACCTTATTAGGTGCGGATGTTGTCAAAAATGAAATCACAGCTCATGCCGTGGCCGCTTCACGAGTTAACCCTCAGGTCCAGACCATTCTGGAAATTGGCGGGCAAGATTCCAAGATTATTATTCTCCGGGATGGGGTTGTCTCTGATTTTGCGATGAATACCGTATGCGCCGCAGGCACGGGATCCTTCCTTGATCAACAAGCCTCTCGCTTAGGGATCAAGATTGAAGAATTTGGGCCCATGGCCTTAGAAGCCAAAAACCCTGTACGAATTGCGGGACGATGCTCTGTTTTTGCTGAATCAGATATGATTCATAAGCAACAGCTTGGACACTCTCTTCCAGACATCTTGGCAGGGCTATGCCAGGCTATGGTGAGGAACTATCTAAACAATGTGGGTAAAAACAAAGATATACGGGGTCCTATCTTCTTTCAAGGGGGGGTGGCAGCCAACCCGGGGATATGTAAAGCTTTTGAACAAGAGTTGGGTCAGCCTATCATTGTACCGGAAAATTTTGATGTCATGGGTGCTTTAGGAGCAGCCTATTTGGCTCAGGAACAAGTGGGATTACGGCAAAACAGCAGGACCCAGTTCCGTGGTTTAAATATAGGAGAAACTCAGTTTCAAGCTAAAAGTTTTGATTGTACCGGGTGTGCTAATCGGTGCGAAGTTGTCGAAATATCTCAGGATGGAACGAGCCTGGCCCGGTGGGGGGACCGTTGCGGCAAGTGGTCGAATGTTGGAAGAGTGTCCGCTCATCAAACCGGCAGAACAGGCCCCCAGGAAGAACAGCGGGGAGCTTGA
- a CDS encoding PspC domain-containing protein: MPERVYRSVQDKMIGGVCGGLADYFRVDVTLVRLIALVALFAGGVGFLAYLAAWVIIPVNPAEQKGYTGSYKSEVGEISLSKEEVPDLEGNVKNFDRYENHENHENRSKIAGLILVVLGVVFLLERFFPRWFDMSKMWPVILIFIGLIIIVRGGRK; the protein is encoded by the coding sequence ATGCCAGAGAGAGTGTACCGTTCAGTGCAAGATAAGATGATTGGAGGGGTTTGTGGGGGACTTGCCGATTACTTTCGTGTCGATGTTACCTTAGTGCGCCTGATTGCTTTAGTCGCTTTGTTTGCGGGAGGAGTTGGCTTTTTAGCCTATTTGGCAGCATGGGTGATTATTCCTGTCAACCCTGCAGAACAGAAAGGGTATACCGGGAGTTATAAATCTGAGGTTGGGGAGATTTCTCTTTCTAAAGAAGAGGTGCCTGATCTTGAAGGGAATGTTAAGAATTTTGACCGGTACGAGAATCATGAAAATCACGAGAATCGCTCTAAAATTGCCGGCTTGATTTTAGTAGTTTTAGGTGTGGTCTTTTTACTTGAACGCTTTTTCCCGCGTTGGTTTGATATGAGTAAAATGTGGCCTGTCATTCTCATTTTTATAGGGCTCATCATTATTGTACGGGGGGGCAGGAAATGA
- a CDS encoding spore germination protein, translating into MHNNSSEKNIPVSKNYQENVDYLNKELGVPDSFDIVVREMSIGGKRVAIYSVNGMVNTQVASMIIDALIDLERSDLIVNALEKLVKGRIVNLQVSEVQTMDKVFYFMLSGPMAIFVEGQDKAIIVDIRTYPARTPQEPDIERVTRGSRDGFTETLVMNTALIRRRLRDPKLRMKLVQVGGRSKTDVCIAYIEDITNLDMVQKIQKDVQGIKVDGIPMAEKSVEEFILGSKFWNPYPRVRYTERPDVAAVHLLEGYVILIVDTSPSVMIAPSTFWSHVQHAEEYRQEPVVGAYLRWVRFAGIFAALFLLPLWLGAALNPQSLPDWLAFIGVTKPAKVSLLVQVILAEVGVDLLRLGTIHTPGPLGTALGLIAAFMLGDIAVKVGLFTPEVVLYIAIASVGTFATPSYELGLANRISRLFLVIMTGLFNFIGFWVGVAALFFLLWRTKSFDVPYLWPLLPFNYDAMKRILVRSPVTLKNQRPGITKPQDQDRQPQGSGK; encoded by the coding sequence ATGCACAATAATTCAAGTGAGAAAAACATTCCCGTCAGTAAAAATTATCAAGAGAACGTGGATTATTTAAATAAGGAATTGGGAGTACCGGATAGTTTTGATATTGTGGTTCGGGAAATGTCCATTGGGGGCAAACGTGTTGCCATTTACTCAGTAAATGGCATGGTCAATACGCAAGTTGCCAGCATGATCATCGATGCCTTAATTGATTTAGAGCGATCAGATCTGATTGTCAATGCTTTGGAAAAATTAGTTAAAGGCCGAATTGTAAATTTACAAGTATCTGAAGTTCAGACCATGGATAAAGTCTTTTACTTTATGTTGTCAGGGCCCATGGCGATTTTTGTAGAAGGTCAAGATAAAGCCATCATTGTTGATATACGGACTTATCCGGCACGAACTCCCCAGGAACCGGATATCGAGCGCGTGACAAGAGGAAGCCGTGACGGGTTTACCGAGACATTGGTTATGAATACGGCGTTAATTCGTCGCCGTTTACGAGATCCAAAACTGAGGATGAAATTAGTTCAAGTGGGCGGCCGGTCTAAAACCGATGTTTGTATTGCTTATATTGAAGATATTACGAATTTAGACATGGTCCAAAAGATTCAAAAAGATGTTCAAGGTATAAAAGTTGATGGCATTCCTATGGCTGAGAAAAGCGTTGAGGAGTTTATCTTAGGAAGTAAATTTTGGAATCCTTATCCCCGTGTCCGTTACACGGAACGCCCGGATGTAGCGGCTGTTCATTTGCTAGAAGGATATGTAATCCTGATCGTGGATACATCTCCTTCCGTTATGATTGCCCCGTCTACATTTTGGAGTCATGTTCAGCACGCCGAAGAATATCGCCAGGAACCTGTTGTCGGAGCTTATTTGCGTTGGGTTCGATTTGCGGGGATCTTTGCAGCTCTCTTTCTATTGCCTCTTTGGCTGGGAGCCGCACTTAATCCACAATCTCTGCCGGATTGGCTGGCCTTTATAGGAGTAACCAAGCCTGCCAAAGTATCATTGCTGGTCCAGGTAATCCTGGCTGAGGTGGGTGTGGATTTGCTGCGTTTAGGAACTATTCATACTCCAGGTCCTCTTGGTACAGCGTTAGGTTTGATTGCGGCCTTCATGCTTGGGGATATTGCAGTAAAAGTCGGGCTGTTTACTCCAGAGGTTGTCCTATATATCGCTATCGCTTCAGTGGGCACCTTTGCGACACCGAGCTATGAATTAGGGCTTGCCAACCGTATATCTCGGCTGTTTCTTGTTATCATGACGGGACTCTTTAATTTTATTGGGTTCTGGGTGGGAGTTGCAGCACTATTCTTTCTTTTATGGCGAACAAAATCCTTTGATGTTCCCTACCTCTGGCCGCTTCTGCCCTTTAATTATGATGCTATGAAAAGAATCTTGGTACGTTCCCCTGTGACTCTTAAGAACCAACGACCGGGTATTACCAAACCACAAGATCAAGACCGCCAGCCGCAGGGAAGCGGCAAATAG